A genomic region of Halichondria panicea chromosome 5, odHalPani1.1, whole genome shotgun sequence contains the following coding sequences:
- the LOC135336554 gene encoding ceramide synthase 1-like — protein sequence MAQLWQDFLDAPGYLNHSPWFPNPLIAGRDMAISGYTETMNRLPWRGLGVWLDETVEWVDRSVVFELSCITMPLFIAVFLTMLRLFLNWALFTRIPVWFNLSKDGREKMPESLWKGCFYTVTWVWACYIISSGEHNYFFDLRSQWNNWQPGISVDEAQYWLYMFQMGFYLHCCYATIYLETIRRDFVVLMLHHILTLGLLLFSYIVRFHLIGLLVLFVQDIGDVALEFSKCMIYFKDRNGRTYYWPELIANMGFGFFTIQHVLFRLYWYPTKVIYSAVYVGPTVFKGGPWFLVFLPMLWGLYAMQVYWFRFIMRLLWKIVVKGEELADTREFEEKGGDGEVKNGGPKKNKKQKKEQ from the exons ATGGCTCAGCTATGGCAAGATTTTCTAGATGCCCCGGGCTATTTAAACCATTCGCCGTGGTTTCCCAATCCACTCATAGCAGGTCGAGACATGGCTATCTCAGGTTACACTGAGACCATGAACCGGCTTCCCTGGCGAGggttgggggtgtggcttgatGAGactgtggagtgggtggacaGAAGTGTTGTGTTTGAGTTATCTTGTATTACGATGCCGCTGTTCATTGCCGTATTCCTCACGATGCTCCGACTATTCCTGAACTGGGCTCTGTTCACG cgtatTCCAGTGTGGTTCAATCTCTCAAAGGATGGGCGGGAAAAGATGCCGGAGAGTTTGTGGAAGGGTTGCTTCTATACAGTGACCTGGGTGTGGGCGTGCTATATCATCTCCTCAGGGGAACATAACTACTTCTTTGATCTACGTAGCCAGTGGAACa actgGCAGCCGGGTATATCAGTGGACGAGGCTCAGTATTGGTTGTATATGTTTCAGATGGGCTTCTACCTTCACTGTTGCTATGCTACTATTTATCTGGAGACAATACGTCGTGACTTCGTTGTACTCATGCTCCATCATATTCTCACTCTCGGCCTACTCTTGTTCTCCTATATagtcag GTTCCATCTGATTGGTCTGTTGGTGCTATTCGTACAGGACATTGGCGATGTTGCTCTAGAGTTCTCTAAATGCATGATATACTTCAAAGACCGTAATGGCCGCACTTACTATTGGCCTGAGCTTATAGCCAATATGGGCTTTGGCTTCTTCACCATTCAACA TGTTTTGTTTCGGCTCTACTGGTACCCCACGAAGGTCATCTATTCTGCCGTCTATGTTGGACCCACCGTGTTCAAGGGGGGGCCCTGGTTTCTTGTGTTCCTGCCTATGCTCTGGGGACTGTACGCCAtgcag GTTTACTGGTTCAGGTTTATTATGCGTCTGCTCTGGAAGATCGTTGTCAAGGGCGAGGAGTTAGCTGACACTCGAGAATTTGAAGAAAAGGGCGGGGATGGAGAGGTCAAAAATGGAGGTCCAAAGAAAAACAAGAAGCAGAAGAAAGAACAATAG
- the LOC135336609 gene encoding AP-3 complex subunit sigma-1-like, whose translation MIKAILVFNNQGKPRISKFYTYYNEDEQQAIIKEVYHLVSRRDDNICNFLEGSSKLGGGDFRLIYRHYATLYFVFCVDSCESELGVLDLIQVFVETLDRCFENVCELDLIFHMDKVHNIMSEICIGGMVLETNMSEILVHVDAQTKLEKSETSPTSAIKSTMSSAPNKALSAVKNIQNSGLKLPSASSLKLPSFKLH comes from the exons ATGATCAAGGCTATTTTGGTGTTCAACAATCAGGGGAAACCTAGAATATCAAAGTTCTACACTTACTAC aatGAAGACGAGCAGCAGGCTATCATCAAGGAAGTCTATCATCTGGTCTCTAGGAGAGATGATAATATCTGCAACTTCTTAGAGGGGTCTTC taaactTGGGGGAGGTGATTTCCGGCTCATCTACCGTCATTATGCCACTCTCTATTTCGTATTCTGTGTGGACTCTTGTGAGAGCGAGCTCGGAGTGCTCGACCTTATTCAG GTGTTTGTAGAGACTCTTGATCGCTGTTTTGAGAACGTGTGTGAGCTTGATCTCATCTTCCACATGGACAAG GTTCATAACATCATGAGTGAGATTTGCATTGGTGGGATGGTGCTGGAGACTAACATGAGCGAGATACTTGTCCAtgtggatgctcagactaaaCTGGAGAAGTCTGAGACCTCGCCCACCAGTGCCATTAAG AGTACAATGTCGTCTGCTCCCAATAAAGCACTGTCTGCAGTCAAGAACATTCAGAACTCTGGTCTCAAGCTACCAAGTGCTAGCAGCCTCAAGCTGCCATCTTTTaaactgcactag
- the LOC135336591 gene encoding peroxisomal membrane protein 11C-like produces the protein MAAMLQEVCAFLENYWCRNQVLRTVQFSSALVGGLTETSHPALSLKMATLYSSLANMRIISRFLDDLPALAHTLKTWRSIKLMKDVSLPAKLAELFSVLCGLLYYPTEHMAWLVDNKLVTGKSTSLWMIAMVLWGLPLLISALQSTTALMSINQEMELLWRQEKSSNSMEKQVTFSDQRQYVGRTPQMQVLMARRFHILLSIIQSLSDFVNAVHWLPEGVLWSGKLPLFWVGLLGTLSSLIGLYKIVPGHVV, from the exons ATGGCTGCCATGTTGCAGGAAGTGTGTGCCTTCCTGGAGAACTACTGGTGCAGGAATCAAGTGCTTAGAACAGTTCAG TTTTCCTCTGCTCTCGTGGGAGGTCTAACGGAGACCTCCCACCCTGCACTTTCACTCAAGATGGCCACTCTGTACAGCTCACTGGCGAACATGAGAATCATCTCTCGTTTCCTTGATGACCTCCCGGCActggcacacacactcaaaacATGGAGGAGCATCAAACTTATGAAG GATGTGTCACTACCTGCTAAGCTAGCTGAACTCTTCTCCGTATTATGTGGACTCCTCTATTACCCTACTGAACACATGGCCTGGTTAGTAGACAACAAGTTGGTCACTGGGAAGTCTACCTCATTGTGGATGATCGCCATGGTGCTATGGGGGCTACCCCTACTAATTAGCGCCCTACAATCTACAACAGCCCTTATGAGCATAAATCAAGAAATGGAGTTGCTCTGGAGACAAGAAAAGAGTTCAAATTCGATGGAAAAACAAGTAACATTTTCTGATCAACGACAATATGTTGGGAGGACTCCTCAGATGCAAGTGCTTATGGCTCGAAGGTTTCATATCCTTCTCTCTATTATTCAATCGTTGTCGGACTTCGTGAATGCTGTGCACTGGTTACCAGAGGGCGTGTTGTGGTCAGGGAAACTCCCCTTGTTCTGGGTGGGGCTTCTAGGAACACTCTCCTCTCTCATCGGACTATATAAGATTGTGCCCGGACATGTCGTCTAG